From the genome of Pseudoxanthomonas sp.:
CTCGCCACGCTTGACCGCCGCCCTCCGGGCGCGGCTCAGCAGGGTACGGACACTGGGCAGCTCGCACGGGTTGGCCAAGCGCTTGAGCTTATGCGCCGTGGACAGCACAGCCACACGCTGGACCACGGTTGACAGCTTCAGTGGCCCGATCTTGGCCTTGAGGCCAGCGGCCACCAGCGCCTGGTCGATCGCCGGCGGAAGCTCGCAGACCAGGCCGGTCTTGTTCTTGCGCTGGATGTGGTCGACCAGGAACTGGATCACCACGGCCTCGCTCGCCGGCAAGGCTAGTTCAACGCCATAGCGGGTCTGGTGCCAGCCGGCCCAGTAGCGCAGGGCGGTGGCGTAGCTGCGGGTGGTGTTGGCCGCCGCCGCTTCGGCGAGCAGTTCACGCACTGCGTCGGCGGCCTGTTGGGCCAGCTGCTCGGGGAGCACCAGGCTCGCGGCCGTCGCTGCCACCGTGGCTAATGTGCTATTTCGCTTCATACTATGTAATGTACGTTATGAAATAGGGCGCGTACTAGTGATAATCATCACTTATCGCGAGTACGGAATCAACAGAGCAGGGCGCCGCAGTAGGAGGCAATTTCCATGGCCAGAGGCATCACAGAATCAGACGTTCACGCCGCTGCTGATGCGCTGGTAGCCAGCGGCGAACGGCCGACCGTCGAGCGCGTCCGTGCACACCTGGGAACAGGCTCGCCCAACACCGTGGTGCGTTGGCTTGAGACCTGGTGGCAAGGACTGGGCGACCGGCTGGAGGCTGATCGAAGTGCACGCTTGGCCGTGGCGGATGTCCCAGTAGAGGTGGCTGAGCTCACTGGGAAGTGGTGGATGTTGGCCCTTAACCAAGCACGGGTGTTAGTGACCAAGGAGCTTTCGGGCGAGCATGCCGCCCTCGTTGAGGCACGTCAGTTGCTCGATCAAGCCCGCGAGGCGTCGGCTGCGGAGACCGCCACGATCCTGTCGAAAATCGATGCTTCGAGAGCAGAGGAGCAACTCGCTTTGGCCCGTTCTAAGGAGCTTGAGCGCTTGGTAGAGCAACTTCAGCGCCAAATTATCGAGGTCACCAGTCAACGGGATGCGGCCACGGACCGGGTTAACGTGCTTGATCAGGCTCGCGAGAGTCAGTCCAGGGTGATGGAAATCCAGGCTGAAGCGGCTCGCTCCGAGCGAGACCGAATGGCAGAACACGTTCGGGCAACTGAAGATCGAGCGCACGCAGAGATTGATCGCGCCAGGCAGGAATCAAAGGATCTGCAGGCTCAAATTACCAGCCTGACGAAGCAGCGAAGTGCGTTCGAGCAGAGTCAGGCCGAAAAACATGAGAAGGCGCTCAGCGACCTAGCTGATGCCAGGCGGGCACTTGCCACTCATCAGGCAAGAGCGGATGCGTTAGAGAATCAGCTGACCAAGGCGATGGACCTGCCGGATGCACTCAAGCGCGCCTTGGAACAGTCGTCCGCTAGACCCGCGAAGCGATCACGTGCGGCTCGAACACCTCAAAGGGCCAAAGCGGCACAGGAGACTGGGGAATGACTCGTGATGTAGGGCCCGCCAAGTTAAACAGGTCAGAAATGAATCCTGTGGATCACTGGCGCGAAGTCGAGCGTGCCGCCCGCGTCGAACTTCGCCGCCGGGCCGATGCGGCCTTTGAAGAGATTGTTGCGATCTTGAAGCAGCATGCCAATAGCCTGGATGTCGCACAGAAGGCCAGGATTCGGTCTTTGCTCAAGCGTTGAGGTTCACTAGCGCTATTTCCACGGCAGACAAGGAAAACAGTGCACTTCGGAGTGCGAGATGTGGAAAACCTTGCATCCATTAGCGCGACTCCCCAACGACGAGCACCCTTGACTGCGGTAAACGAACACCGGGAGTGCGTTGGTGAACCATCCACGAGTGCACTGCGCACCAGTAATTGCGAGGCGCAGCCGAGTGACTCACAAGATCTGATCAGCAATCATTTAATACTGCGGATCAAGGTTCACGGTGATTAGCCGGGTCGGCCATTAAAGCGTCCGCATAGTTGATGGCGCAGATGTCCACACCTACGCGGAGAGGCTCAATCACATCCTCGGTGGTGAGTGCAGTGTTCAGCATGTTGCGGGCCGTTTCTACCATGGCGCTTCGTAGCGCCTCTAGGCGTTCTTGGTTGGCAGTCGAAAGGTCTTTTGCCTCTCGCAACATTTGCATCTGAAGGCCCGCCAGTTGAGCGAAGCGTTGACGATGGTAATGCATCATGTCGAACTCAATGGCTTGGATGAGGGCCTCATTGCGCGTCATGGCATCGATTCTGATACGGAGCAGGCCCGAGCACAACCTTGGCGACTGTATGCCGCAACCTGACATTTGATCGTGTCGTAGCAGGTTGCTAGACCAGCTAATGCCATATCGCGTCGTACTTTTAAGTCATTGATTGATATAGATCAGGGGTTAGGGCCGTTTGCAAAGAGTAGAAAAGATGTGCGCCAATCGTGTCGTTTTCTACGAAGAAATCCCTTATGAATCAAAGGCGCGAAGGGATATCGGCTAAGACGACATCATTGGAAATTCCCGACAACTCTTCCGTAGCCGCAATTTCAGTGCCAGCCATTCCATCAATGCGGGCCAGACGTAATTTCGCATAATGTATATTATGTTCAAGCACTGGGTGGCACGGAACCTGCGGCGCCCCTGGCCCAAACCGCAACGGATGCTCACCGCATGAAGGATCGAAATCTGACCGGCCCCTGGGCCGGTTTTTCGTTTGAGGCCGGCTTCCTGGTCACGCCAGAGGGCCGACGCTTCGACCCGGTCGACCTGCGCTGGCTGTCGCTCACCTGCAACCTCGCGCAGGAATGGCGCCTGATGATGGACGAGGCCGCACAGGAAGCCGCTGAAAGCCGTTCGGCAGTGGTGACCACGCTGCGATCCCGACTGGCCCATCGGCGGCGCCTGTCGTGCGCTAGGCGCGTCCAACGAGGATAACGGCGTCCCCGCAGGGGCACGCCCCTGCACCCCTGCTAGGATCGCGCCTTTCAGGGGGACGACATGGAATTCGAACGGGAATACCGCAGGCCGCCACCGGTCAAGCAGCGGGACGATCTTTGGTGGCAAATCGCCCTGGGCATCTTTGTCGGGCAGATGATGACCGGCGCAGTCGCCGGAGTGCTGGCCCTGATGATGGGCGCTTACATAGCAAACGAGAACGAAAAAGCGACTGCCCCAATCGTGAAGCAACTAGAGCGCACCGTCGAAGAAATACGCGCCCCAGCGGCACAACGATGGCACCAGCGCCCACACAGACCCCTTTCAGACGGCGAACGCTGCATCAAAGGCGAGCGGTTCCGAAGGCTGGAAAACGGCTGGGCACAGGTCTACAACGACCCGTGCTAGATCACATCGAACTGTAAACGACCTGCTTGGGTGCCACGCCGATATCGCCATAGGTCGCCATCTGCTTGCCGGTGATGACCGACCCGGCACCGACCGCCGCCCCACCCTGCGGCGGCTGCTGGACGGCCTGCGCGGGCACGTCCTGGCGCTGCTGGTTCGGCTGCTTGTACGGGTTGTAGGGCATGCCCAGACGCGCCACGCGGCGGCACTGCGCTTCATCCAGTTCATAGACGGTCGCCTGCTCGGTGATGCAATGACATCCGCCTTCGCTATGTTGGCCGTCCGCATCCAGACCGGCCCGACTCGCCATGCAGAACACCTGGGGATCAGCGGTGACGCCACGCTCATCGTAGATAACCGCCGTCCAGGGCGCCGTACCAAACCGCGGCAGGTGGTCTTGCGCGTACTCGGTGAGGTTCTTCCATTTCGGCTGAGGGCGAACATCCTTGGCGGCAGCTGAGGCCGACTCATCCGCAGTGGCCGGGCCCGGCAAGCCGGGCTCCGTCCTGTGCGTCTGATCGGCTCCCAATGTGCCGGCAAAGGTGGATGGCTTGAGGCGGGCGTAACCAAACCACCCGCAGGCGATGGCGAGGACCGCCAGCAGCGGCAGCGCGAGAACCTTCAACGGGATCTTGCGTTTGATCGTGTGCACTTCGGCCGACTTGTATGCACCGTAGGTGCTGGCCGGGATTGTCCGGGTCGTGGCCTGGGCAAGCTCGCGCTTTGCCTGCGACTTCACGTCCTCCTGCAATTCCTGCCAATGGAACACCTCGATGATCGTGGTGCCGAACTTGCGCACCGTGTGGAAATGGTCAGCGATCAACGGGCGCGCAAACGGATAAATCTGGTTCGGCCCCTGAGAGGTCCAGACCATGTCGATCCCGCGATGCCGATGCTCGGCCAGGCCAAGCACATGTGCAGGCGTCGCCTGCCGGCTGGCGTCGTGCAGATGCCCAAACCACTTCCACGCCTCGTCAATGAAGATAAGAGAGCCATTCGGGACCACATGGGCGTCGCAGCCCGAATCGTCCTCCGTGTCATGGCAGCGGCAGACGTGCCCAGGTCGAATGGCGTTCCACTCCTTCGGGTCTTTCAGAACGGTTGCCAGCCCTGGCTGCAGGCCGTCGATGCCGCCCGCGAAAATAGGCCTATCCGCTGCCTTCGCTGCCGCCATCAAGCGCTCCATCATGAGCGCGGTTTTTCCGTTACCGGGCTTGCCGGTGTAGATCTCGATTGGCATGTCAGACGGCCTTTACCGGAGGCTTGGCACCGAAGCCCTTTTTGAACAGGAACAACCTGCCCTGCAGAATACTGTGCTTGGTCGCGTAGGCCGAAATGACCATCGTCAATGCCTTGTCGAGCTTCAAGACGCCAGCCCATGCAACAGCCGTTGCGCCCATCGTGCCCGACCCGCTGCCGAACGAATGCGCTGCATTGGTGAGCGCATCCATCGCAGGTTCAACCACGATCTTCAATGTGCCCCAGTTGATCCCGAGCCACGCCATCGCGGTCATGATCCACAGACCGATGCGCGATTTGATAAGCCACCCGAAGGCGGAAACGAGTAATCCCCAAACGACCGGCATGGCTATGTCTCCGATCCGCCGCTGATGATCCGCAGGCAGAGCAAGGTGGCAAAAATGATGACGAGCTGACCGCCCAGGTTGACCCAGCTGCAGAACACGGACGTGTCGAAATGAATGCTTTGCCCCATGACACTCACGTCCGGGATGGTCGGGCAACTGCTGGTCCAGCCGAACCCGCTATCGTCCAACTCCCCTGCCTCACCGCCTGCACCATTGCTGCCGCCAGTACCATCACCATCGGCGAACGCAGCATCGGGCGAACCTTCCTCGCCCATGTCGCCACCCGAAGTGATCGCATCGGCGATCTTCTTGGTATTCGGGTCGGTGATGCCACTCCCCTCACCGTCAGCCATCTTTTCCAAGGCGCACGCAGCACGCCACTGCATGATCAGCTGGGCGTACTCATCGGCCTTACAGTTGCGCCCCGTGCACACGGGCAGCGCACCGCACGCACCGCCCGTGATCTTGGTGTCATTGCGCGTATTGCAATCGATTCGCCACTGAATGCGAGCCTGACCGCAGGCGATGGCGTCGCCCTGGCACGATGGCGGCGCGTCGCACCCATCGCCACCGCTAAACGATGGCTTATCCGAATCCGGGTCGCCATCCTCGTCCGCATCACTATCGGCGACGCCATCACCATCGACATCGGCTTTACACGTGCCGTCCTTGCCCAACGCCTTGCCGAGGCCGCAAGAATCATTTTTGACACACGACCCGTCCGGGCCTTTCGTGGTGCCAGCGGGACACACGTCATTGTCGTTTTCGCACTCATCCTTGGAATTTGTGTGCTGCCCAGAGGGACACGTCTCGGCCTTCTTGCAGACGCCATCGACCTTGGTCTGACCATCCGGGCACTCCGGAACAAGAGGTTCACAAGCCTCAGAGTCGTCAGGCCCAGGAATAACCGCAGATCCCTCGCTCCCATCTGGACATGTCCAATTGGCATTGTCACAGGTCGCACCAGTCGCGATCCCTGTAGAGCCACCACCCTCGTTAGGCGCCCATGAAGTAGTACAGCCGTTCACGCACTGAGTAGAACCGGCGCGAAATGTATAGCCAAGATGCGATGCGTTGGAGCGACTTAAACAAGTCTTCCCCTCAACCCAAGACCGAGTGCGGACGTTATACCGAGCCGTAGAGCCGCAAGGGACAACAGCTGCTTGATAACTATTGCCAGTCAACACCACAGCACCAGCACACCAACCAGTCGCACCACTATTAGCAGCAGCGACCAGTTTAGAAGTAAGCGAATTTGCCGCAGCAAATGCGGCACCCTGGTCATCGCATACCTGAGAAATGACATCAACACTAGACGAACACGTAGACGCGCGAGCCGTACCAAGGCCGAGAGCCGCAAACAGCAGCGCTACAACAACCAGTGCCAAACGACGCGCAACCGCGCTCACGAAGATGCGAGCAAGCCAGCGCATCAGTCATCCCCGCCGAAAACGATATACAGGGCTGCAACGAAGGCACCCAACCAAATCCATCCCTCCACGTCGCACCCCTTTATGCCGTCCGAAAAAGAAACCGGCGCGCGGGTATCGGACCCAACGCGCCGGCAGTGGTTACATCGCGCGACGCACCCACTTGTAGACCTTGATGCCGACCATCACGACCAGCACCGCGCCGCCGATGGCAGCAATCGGGGCAGCCGCGCCGCTGATCTCGGTCACCACTTCGGCAACATCGACAGCCGCGAACGCGGGTACGGTGGCGGTAGTGGCGACGGCCAGACCGGCCAGGGCCGGCAGCTTGTTGCGAAGGCTCTTGAACATGATTTCTCTCTCCTGACGGCCTGGGCGGAATTGCCCTAGTTGGCCTGATTGATGAACTTGCGAATCTGCCGAAAGACGAACGCCACAGCCCACAACAGCGCAATGGCTTGCCCGATGGCCTGGGCATCCGCGATGGTCATCGTCGGCAGCGCGACGACCTGCGGGGTGTAAATCGGAGACGCACAGGTCTGAGTGCTGACATCCAGATCAGCATCGGCACACGACAGCACCCAGACCGTCATGCGTCAGCCCTTCGCCGGAACGGCTTTGTGACTCAGCGGCACCAGATCGACGTAACGCTTCAACGTCAGGTCGCCGAACGGGCCCAGCGCGAAGCTCTTCGGGTCGATGTCGTACTCGCCCGGGGTGTACGCAGGACGGCTACCCAGGCCGACACGGAACGGCAGTTCGAAACCATTGCCCAGGTCCAGACCAACGGTCTGGCTACGCATGATGGTCTTGGTCTTGTTGTTCAATTCCTCTTCGACCTGGGCGGTCTTCACGCAGCAGATAGGCATGACAATTCCTCGCGCAACATGCGCTCTAGTGGTTCACCCTTTGGGATGCCACGGAAACGCCCGGGGTGACCTTCGCGGACGACGTGGGTTTCCAGAAATTCGCCCCATGAGTCATGGAAGGCGCCCCTGAGAACGTTAAGGGTCGGACCGATCTGACGCTTGGCCCAACGCACCATTGCGAGGCCCGATGCTTCGACCGTCTTGCGCGTTGTCGCGAGACGGGAACACAGGCCAGTGATGAGATCGCGCAGCACGCCGTAGCTGCCGCGCAGGTAGTCGCCCGGTGATGTCAGGACATCAAACGGGATGGACATGTGCTTGCCGTACAGGCGCACCTCAGCGCGCACCCACCTGGAGAACTTGTCCCCTAGCTGTTTGCCTTTCTCGTAGACGCACAGCTCCTTGTGGCCCTTGGCGCCTACGTAGAGCGTGTTCCCGGTGTTGTAGCCCTCATCGCTCAAGAAGCGATGACGCGGCGGGCAGCCACCTTCGGCGAACTCGCCACGCTGGGCAGCCGCGCGAAGCGCATGCACGTCCAGGCGTTCGCCTTCGTAGTCATCGTGTGCCACGTCTACGCGGCTGATGCGGGCCTTCATGTCCTGCAAGTGCATGCGGCAGGTGTGCCAGTTCTTCACCCACTTGCAGCCGGCGCCGGAGAGCGACACACACACCGAATCGCGATTCCCGCCCAGGCCGATACGACCCACCACTTCGCCATCGCGGTCGACCAAGATCGAGGACTTGGCGTAGTGCTGCCAACGCTTGTCGCGGATTGCGAGCGCGTTCACTTCACCGCTGAAACCGAAAAGCGTTCCGAGCAAGTTGTCGAGGTTCGTCAGGCGGCGCTCTTCGAGCGTTTCATAAGGGACCGTCAGGGTCAGGAAGTCGATCAGGCAGTTATCGCCCGACTGACCCTTTTGGCCCGTGTTACTACTGGGGCCAACCGCACCACCCTGCCCGTCCGCTTTTCCTGCGTTTGCCCGGGAGAAGGTGCGTACTACTTCACCAGCACACCCACGAACGGCGCGGGGTGCCAGCGAGGCGCGATCATGAGAAGACAGATCAGACATGGCGCACCGCCTTTGCCTGGCCACAACGAACCGCCAGGTCAACGAGCCAGGCTGCCAGCTGCGGCGGCGTATGTTCGCGCTCCGCCTTCGACACCTCCGGACGCCAGGTCGAATCACCCTTGCGGATGCGCGTTCCATCCTTGCGAGTACGCATCTGCGCAATCACATGGGTGGCCTTGCCCAACCGAAGCGGCACAGCCGGCACATCCCCAGGCTCACAACCGCAGACGTACAACAACGTCGGCTTATCAGCACGATGGCCGAACGCCGATTGCAGAATCGGCCAGGTGAAACCACCGAACGCATCACGCGCACCAGGCTTGGGAAGGCCGGCTACCGGCCACAGCTGCGAAGCCACCGGATGCTCAAGCACACCACCGAAGCGGCGGACCTGGTCAACTGCGAAGAATGCCAAGTCACGCTCACCATCACGCGGCTTCGCCAGGCCACGAAAGCTGCCCCAGGCCCGGCACGGCGGGTGCGCGACGACAGGCGCCCCACCCTGCCAAGTCAACGCGTCACGCTCGAAATCGTAGACATCGCATTGCGGCATCAGCTTGTAGTTGCTGTCTGCACGCGCAAAGAGGACTGCAACCAGGTCAGACACGGGGCAGCACCTTCGCGGCGACAACCTTGGCGGCGCATTCGATGAAATCCCGCTGCATGCGGAACTCGGCCATGCGGCGTGCATCGTGGATGGCGGCAAGGCGGGAGAAGAACAGCACCACGCCGAAGGCGATGGATGCCAGTGAGCCCATCAAGGCCAGGAAGATCAGCACGTCACTCATGCGGCACCGCCGACAGTGACAACGCGAAGCACACGACCCGCGAGCCAATCCGCGCACTCACGACGCAGCAAGTTCAACTCACGAAAAGCAGCGTTGCGGCCCCAATTCGTGGAAAGAACGCGCCAGCTGCCCGGAAGGACTTCGACTTCGACAAAGCTCATGCGATTCCCCTGCCCCAAGCGCCCCAAGAAAACCGGCCGGGGCTTGGGGTCCCCGTACCGGTGGTGTGCAGGAATCCCTGCACACGGAGGACTGTATAGTTGCGCCTGAACATCACTGTCAAGGAAAACCTATGCAGACGGCTGCAAATAAATTGCTTGACAAAGTCAAAGAATCGTGCGCGCTGCCATCAGACAACGTGCTTTCACAGCGATTGGGCGTTACGAGAGGACTACTCAGCGGATGGCGACACGACCGCTACCCGATACCGGACAACACCATTGCCGAGCTATGCACGATGGCGAAGCTGGACGCTCCAATTTGGCTCGCAGAGATCCACGCCGAACGCGCCACAAGCAAGGCTGAAAAAGCCATGTGGAGAACAGCGTTGGACAGGCTAAGCGCGGCCGCCGCGGTGGTCGCGCTGGTGTCGATCGGGGTCGCGGGAATGGCGCCTGAAAAGGCTTATGCATCAACGACTTATGCCGCCGAGAAATCGCATAGTCTGTATATTATGTAATTAAACAGATGCTGCCCCGGTGACATTGGATCCACGCAGGTCAATCAACCGCATCGGATGGCTGCTTCGTCATCTTTGATGTGCCCTTACGCCTTGACTGGACCTGGCTGCAGACTCTGCATACTTGCCTGCCGTTTGCTACTGCGCCTGGAGTTGTTGGATGTCGATGGATGGTTTTGAGCCGAGGCGGTTCGCAACGACGCGGCGCAGGTTTGTCACGGGCAGCGGTCTGGCACTGGCGACTTCGGCGCTTTCGTTCCCGGGCTTGGTATCGGCGCGTTCCGTTGGCCAGGCCGTGTCATCGCCGCCCGTGGTTCCAGAGCTCCGCGGCAGTCACTTCGAACTGTCCCTCGGCGCGCTACCGGTCAACATCACCGGACGCCCGTCCCAGGCCGTGGCGGTCAATGGCTCGTTGCCAGGACCGACGCTGTACTGGCGCGAAGGCGACGAAGTCACCCTGAAAGTCACCAACCGCCTGGGTGTGGATACCTCATTGCACTGGCACGGAATCGTGCTGCCGGCAGTGATGGACGGCGTCCCGGGCCTGAGCTTCCACGGCATCGGCCCTTCGGAATCCTATCTTTATCGATTCACCTTGAAGCAGTCCGGGACGTACTGGTATCACGCGCACTCCAGCCTGCAGGAAGCCAAGGGGGCCTTTGGCGCCATCGTCGTGGCGCCGGCCGGACCGGACCCGGTTACCGCTGACCGTGACTACGTGTTGCTGCTGTCCGACTGGAGCGACGAGAACCCGCACGCCATCGTGCGCAAGTTGAAACTGCAGCCGGATTACTACAACGCCCACAAGCGCACGGTCGGTGATTTCGCCCGCGATGCACGCCAGCAAGGTTTCAAGGCCGCCGTGCAGGATCGCCGCATGTGGGGCCAGATGCGGATGAGTCCGACTGACCTGGCCGACGTCACCGGGCTGACCTATACCTACCTGGTCAACGGCGCCAGCCCGGACGCCAACTGGAGCGGCCTATTCAAGCGTGGCGAACGCATCCGCCTGCGCTTCATCAATGGCTCGGCGATGACATTCTTCGATGTGCGGATCCCGGGCCTGAAGATGACCGTGGTCGCTGCCGATGGCCAGCCGGTGCATCCGGTCAGCATCGACGAGTTCCGCATCGCCGTAGCCGAAACGCTGGATGTGATTGTCCAGCCGCAGGAAGACCAGCCCTACACCGTGTTCTGCCAGGCCATGGATCGCAGCGGCTACGCGCGCGCCACCCTGGCGCCCCGCCCTGGCTTGCAGGCACCGGTGCCCGCACTCGATCCGCGGCCGATCCTGACGATGGCCGACATGGGCATGAGCATGGACATGCACGGCGGCATGGCGCATGGCGCGATGCCGGCGGCGCCACAGGTCCATATGGACATGGACCACGCCGGCATGAACCACAGTGACATGCCCACCATGGATCACTCGAGCATGGCTGGCATGGATCACGGCGCAGGAATGACCGGCATGCCTGTGCATGCACTGAACATCCAGCACCCCGCCAGCGAATCGAACAATCCCGCCGTGGACATGCAGACCATGGCACCCAGTCGTGCGCAGGACGATCCTGGTATCGGCCTGCGCGGCAATGGGCGGCGCGTCTTGACCGCTGCCGACCTGCACAGCACCTTCGACGATCCCGATCCGCGCGAACCTGCGCGCGACATCCAGCTGCACCTGACCGGCAACATGGAGCGCTATGTCTGGGGCTTCGACGGCATTCCGTTTTCCAAGGCCAATCCGGTTCGGCTGAACTATGGCGAACGCGTCCGCATCGTGCTGGTCAACGACACCATGATGGAACACCCGATCCACCTGCATGGCATGTGGAGCGACCTGGAAGACGCCGATGGCCAGTTCCAGGTGCGCCGCCACACGGTCAGCGTGCCGCCGGGCAGCGTGCGCAGCTATCGGGTCAGTGCCGATGCACTGGGACGCTGGGCCTTCCACTGCCACATGCTGCTGCACATGGAGTTGGGCATGTTCCGCGAGGTGCAGGTCGCATGAGTTCCCTGCACCGCTATTGTCGATTGGCGCTGGCCAGTGCGCTTGGCCGTGATTTGCAGCAATGCCCTGGCCCAGCAACACGATCACTCAGCCATGCAGATGCAGGACATGCCGGGCATGGACATGTCATCCATGCAGGATGACAACAAGCAGGACGACAAGAACAAGCCCGTCGCCAAACCCGCCGCCAAGCCGCAGGCAAGCAAGCCTGATCCGCACGCTGGCCACCACGGCATGAGCATGCCGATGGATCACAGCCAACATGCGCCAGCGAGCCCGGAAAAGACCGGTGCCCCAGCGAAGGCCAAGCCAAAATCGAGCCATGCCAAGCCAGCGAAAGCCAAATCGGCGCCACCGGCATCCGACCCGCATG
Proteins encoded in this window:
- a CDS encoding single-stranded DNA-binding protein, which codes for MPICCVKTAQVEEELNNKTKTIMRSQTVGLDLGNGFELPFRVGLGSRPAYTPGEYDIDPKSFALGPFGDLTLKRYVDLVPLSHKAVPAKG
- a CDS encoding replication initiation factor domain-containing protein → MSDLSSHDRASLAPRAVRGCAGEVVRTFSRANAGKADGQGGAVGPSSNTGQKGQSGDNCLIDFLTLTVPYETLEERRLTNLDNLLGTLFGFSGEVNALAIRDKRWQHYAKSSILVDRDGEVVGRIGLGGNRDSVCVSLSGAGCKWVKNWHTCRMHLQDMKARISRVDVAHDDYEGERLDVHALRAAAQRGEFAEGGCPPRHRFLSDEGYNTGNTLYVGAKGHKELCVYEKGKQLGDKFSRWVRAEVRLYGKHMSIPFDVLTSPGDYLRGSYGVLRDLITGLCSRLATTRKTVEASGLAMVRWAKRQIGPTLNVLRGAFHDSWGEFLETHVVREGHPGRFRGIPKGEPLERMLREELSCLSAA
- a CDS encoding virulence factor TspB C-terminal domain-related protein, coding for MGKDGTCKADVDGDGVADSDADEDGDPDSDKPSFSGGDGCDAPPSCQGDAIACGQARIQWRIDCNTRNDTKITGGACGALPVCTGRNCKADEYAQLIMQWRAACALEKMADGEGSGITDPNTKKIADAITSGGDMGEEGSPDAAFADGDGTGGSNGAGGEAGELDDSGFGWTSSCPTIPDVSVMGQSIHFDTSVFCSWVNLGGQLVIIFATLLCLRIISGGSET
- a CDS encoding zonular occludens toxin domain-containing protein; amino-acid sequence: MPIEIYTGKPGNGKTALMMERLMAAAKAADRPIFAGGIDGLQPGLATVLKDPKEWNAIRPGHVCRCHDTEDDSGCDAHVVPNGSLIFIDEAWKWFGHLHDASRQATPAHVLGLAEHRHRGIDMVWTSQGPNQIYPFARPLIADHFHTVRKFGTTIIEVFHWQELQEDVKSQAKRELAQATTRTIPASTYGAYKSAEVHTIKRKIPLKVLALPLLAVLAIACGWFGYARLKPSTFAGTLGADQTHRTEPGLPGPATADESASAAAKDVRPQPKWKNLTEYAQDHLPRFGTAPWTAVIYDERGVTADPQVFCMASRAGLDADGQHSEGGCHCITEQATVYELDEAQCRRVARLGMPYNPYKQPNQQRQDVPAQAVQQPPQGGAAVGAGSVITGKQMATYGDIGVAPKQVVYSSM
- a CDS encoding chloride channel protein; the protein is MEFEREYRRPPPVKQRDDLWWQIALGIFVGQMMTGAVAGVLALMMGAYIANENEKATAPIVKQLERTVEEIRAPAAQRWHQRPHRPLSDGERCIKGERFRRLENGWAQVYNDPC
- a CDS encoding DUF3693 domain-containing protein, which produces MQTAANKLLDKVKESCALPSDNVLSQRLGVTRGLLSGWRHDRYPIPDNTIAELCTMAKLDAPIWLAEIHAERATSKAEKAMWRTALDRLSAAAAVVALVSIGVAGMAPEKAYASTTYAAEKSHSLYIM
- a CDS encoding copper resistance system multicopper oxidase; translated protein: MDGFEPRRFATTRRRFVTGSGLALATSALSFPGLVSARSVGQAVSSPPVVPELRGSHFELSLGALPVNITGRPSQAVAVNGSLPGPTLYWREGDEVTLKVTNRLGVDTSLHWHGIVLPAVMDGVPGLSFHGIGPSESYLYRFTLKQSGTYWYHAHSSLQEAKGAFGAIVVAPAGPDPVTADRDYVLLLSDWSDENPHAIVRKLKLQPDYYNAHKRTVGDFARDARQQGFKAAVQDRRMWGQMRMSPTDLADVTGLTYTYLVNGASPDANWSGLFKRGERIRLRFINGSAMTFFDVRIPGLKMTVVAADGQPVHPVSIDEFRIAVAETLDVIVQPQEDQPYTVFCQAMDRSGYARATLAPRPGLQAPVPALDPRPILTMADMGMSMDMHGGMAHGAMPAAPQVHMDMDHAGMNHSDMPTMDHSSMAGMDHGAGMTGMPVHALNIQHPASESNNPAVDMQTMAPSRAQDDPGIGLRGNGRRVLTAADLHSTFDDPDPREPARDIQLHLTGNMERYVWGFDGIPFSKANPVRLNYGERVRIVLVNDTMMEHPIHLHGMWSDLEDADGQFQVRRHTVSVPPGSVRSYRVSADALGRWAFHCHMLLHMELGMFREVQVA
- a CDS encoding DUF3653 domain-containing protein; this encodes MKDRNLTGPWAGFSFEAGFLVTPEGRRFDPVDLRWLSLTCNLAQEWRLMMDEAAQEAAESRSAVVTTLRSRLAHRRRLSCARRVQRG
- a CDS encoding major capsid protein; this translates as MFKSLRNKLPALAGLAVATTATVPAFAAVDVAEVVTEISGAAAPIAAIGGAVLVVMVGIKVYKWVRRAM
- a CDS encoding DUF2523 family protein, with the translated sequence MPVVWGLLVSAFGWLIKSRIGLWIMTAMAWLGINWGTLKIVVEPAMDALTNAAHSFGSGSGTMGATAVAWAGVLKLDKALTMVISAYATKHSILQGRLFLFKKGFGAKPPVKAV
- a CDS encoding DNA-binding protein; this translates as MARGITESDVHAAADALVASGERPTVERVRAHLGTGSPNTVVRWLETWWQGLGDRLEADRSARLAVADVPVEVAELTGKWWMLALNQARVLVTKELSGEHAALVEARQLLDQAREASAAETATILSKIDASRAEEQLALARSKELERLVEQLQRQIIEVTSQRDAATDRVNVLDQARESQSRVMEIQAEAARSERDRMAEHVRATEDRAHAEIDRARQESKDLQAQITSLTKQRSAFEQSQAEKHEKALSDLADARRALATHQARADALENQLTKAMDLPDALKRALEQSSARPAKRSRAARTPQRAKAAQETGE